The nucleotide window ATGGCTGGCACGGCACCCTCGGCGAACATGAACATTGCGCCTACCGCGTGATCCTGCCCCGCCTTTAAGACCAGTTCTCCGGAGTCGAGCTGATCCACCCACTCCCGACCGCGGCGCTCGGCCTCCTTGAGGGAGATCTCCTCGCCGCGCAGGTGATGGAGTTCCTGGACCTCGCGTGGGTTGAGGAGACGACCCATCGTTTCGAGCGTGTACGACTGCTCGAAGGTGTACGTGAGCCACTGTCTCCCTCTCGGCGTGCGGTGGTACTGGAGGTAGAGGAACAGCGCCATCGCGACGCGCTGGGCGGGGTCGATCGCCCGGCCTTCCACCAGTTCGCGGATGACTTCCGCTGCCTCCCCCTCGACCAGACTCAACGCGTACTCGGCATACCCCTTCGGAATGTTCTTGGCTTCGAGAAGATCGTTGTAGCCGGCGACGTGTAAACGCCGGTCGAAACCTGTAGCACCCGCGGCCTGAAAACGCCGGTCGAAACCTGTAGCACCCCGACATCCCGAGTTCTGCTCGCATCGCCCGGAAGCTTCCTCCATAGGGAAGCAACCGGA belongs to Actinomycetota bacterium and includes:
- a CDS encoding DUF4238 domain-containing protein, with protein sequence SGCFPMEEASGRCEQNSGCRGATGFDRRFQAAGATGFDRRLHVAGYNDLLEAKNIPKGYAEYALSLVEGEAAEVIRELVEGRAIDPAQRVAMALFLYLQYHRTPRGRQWLTYTFEQSYTLETMGRLLNPREVQELHHLRGEEISLKEAERRGREWVDQLDSGELVLKAGQDHAVGAMFMFAEGAVPAIAGQMSWFVVHGPRDCDFILSDHPILLHDQTAQPGYGVGWLSSPDIEATCPLDPSAALVAVPGPPELRHFDARRGEVEEINLRTYASAEWAIYGQSPGDVQRVRAQAKREKLRVGQLAPIPPTIHIFEQTGGEPGKVQRLRPKGEVKRRQRWPRWED